The sequence CTGCGCCGCCTGGCCGTGGCGGGCCTGCTGTTGGGCGCCGGCCTGGAGCTGGTGCAGCTGTTCATCCTTTCCGCCACTGCCCAGGGCATTTCCCTGATGACCCGCGCCCTCGGCCTGGTCGCCGGCGGGATGCTGGCCAACTGGCTCCGCCGCCAGAGCGTGGACGCCCTCGCCCACATGCTGAACCGCGTGCTGCCGTTGCTGGCGTTCCCCTACCTGTTCGCTCTGCTGCTGGTCAACGCCTGGTTCACCGCCGGCCGGCTCCCCTTCGGCGTCGGTCTGGCACGCCTCGCCGACCTGCATTTCACGCCCTTCTATTACCACTATTACAGCTCCGAGCCGATGGCCATGGCCAGCCTGCTGGCCAACCTGGCCCTGTATGTCCCGATCGGTATCGCCGTCTGGTGCCGGCGGCGGGCGCGCCGGCTTCCCGAAGCCGGTGGCGCCGGGACCGCCGCCTGGCTCGCCGCGCTGCTGGCCCTGCCGGTGGAGACGGGCAAGCTCTGGCTCGCCGGCCATCACCCCGATCCGACCAACCTGCTGATCGCCGCCGCGGCCGCCGCCCTGGCCTACGGCGCGACCGCCTGGCTCGCCCGGACCGTCGATGGCAGAGCTCAGGCCCCTCCATCACCTCTCCCGTCCGTGGCCACCCCGGCCCCGACACCACTGCCCTCTGGAAAGACCCTGGCGGCTACGGCCATCGCCACAGCGATACTGTTCACAGGACTGGCCGGGATCCCCCATGCCGGCATCTGGGTGGGAATCGTGGCGGGTTACGCCCTGCTCCTGTGGTTTCAGCCCCTTGCCTGGCTGTTCGTGCTGCCTTTCTGCCTGCCGCTGCTGGACCTGGCCCCCTTCGAGGGCCGGCTGCCGCTGGAGGAATTCGACCTTCTGGTGCTGGCCACCCTGGCGGTGGTTTCCCTGCGTCTCAGGCAGCCACCGCGCCCCTGGCCCGGCGCCGCCGCAAAGTGGGCCGTGGCGTTGCTGTGGCTGAGCTGGCTGGCCGCCACCGCCCGGGGACTGCGGGGGCTGGATTTTCACGAACCGTTCGGGTCCCATTCGCCTCTGAACGCCTGGCTGGAGGGCAAGGGGCTGCTGTGGCCGCTGCTGCTGCTCCCGTTGCTGCGGCGGATTCCCGAATCGGAGAGCGGATCGGCCCGCTGCCTCGTCTTTCAGGCGGTCGTCGCCGCCCTGGCGGTCGAAGTGTTGGTGGTGATCCGGGAACGCTTCCTCTTCGTCGGCCTGACCGACTTCGACAACGTCTTCCGCGTCACCGGCACCTTCGCCAGCATGCAGACCGGAGGCGCCTATCTCGAGGCGTTTTTGGCGCTCGCCTTGCCGTTCCTGCTGGTGGGGATCCTGCGCCACCCCTCCCCCTGGGTCCGTCTGGCGGGTGCGGGGCTGGCAGGGCTGAGCGCCTATGCCATGCTGGTCACCTTCTCCCGCGGCGGCTACGCCGGCATGGCGATAGGCTTTCTGGCGGTGGCGCTCGGCGCACGGCGGCGCTGGCCAGTGGCGATCGCCCTGGCGGCGCTGCTCGCTCTGATCGCCGCCCCGATTCTGAGCGACGGCTTCGCCCGCTATCGCCTGCAACGTTCCGGCCAGGATCTGACGATCCGCTGGCATCATTGGCAGCGGGCGCTGAACCTGATGGACGCCGGCTGGCCGGCCCGCCTCGTCGGCAGCGGCTTCGGCCGCTATCCGCTCAACTATCTGCTCTACGGCGACTACGACCGTCCGCCGGGCGGCTATCTCGTCCGCCGCGAAGGACGGCAGCATTTCCTCCGGCTGCTGCCGGG comes from Methylomarinovum tepidoasis and encodes:
- a CDS encoding VanZ family protein; its protein translation is MHPSAEHRRLLRYLWLYLGFVVYGSLIPFQPRPLSLTQALENFQHLAYLQLGPGSRADWIANIVLYIPLAFLACGAFLGLRQVRPRPSPALALIFGGCLGVAVAVEFVQQFFAPRTVSLNDLIAEGLGSLGGILLWWRGRSFLVRLGDAFTRGGRESLQAAAVAYLLAYVALALFPYDIALSPAELGAHLASANVGWLVTPGCGGPLRCGARLGVETVAVAPLGLLLGLLWPAFGLRRLAVAGLLLGAGLELVQLFILSATAQGISLMTRALGLVAGGMLANWLRRQSVDALAHMLNRVLPLLAFPYLFALLLVNAWFTAGRLPFGVGLARLADLHFTPFYYHYYSSEPMAMASLLANLALYVPIGIAVWCRRRARRLPEAGGAGTAAWLAALLALPVETGKLWLAGHHPDPTNLLIAAAAAALAYGATAWLARTVDGRAQAPPSPLPSVATPAPTPLPSGKTLAATAIATAILFTGLAGIPHAGIWVGIVAGYALLLWFQPLAWLFVLPFCLPLLDLAPFEGRLPLEEFDLLVLATLAVVSLRLRQPPRPWPGAAAKWAVALLWLSWLAATARGLRGLDFHEPFGSHSPLNAWLEGKGLLWPLLLLPLLRRIPESESGSARCLVFQAVVAALAVEVLVVIRERFLFVGLTDFDNVFRVTGTFASMQTGGAYLEAFLALALPFLLVGILRHPSPWVRLAGAGLAGLSAYAMLVTFSRGGYAGMAIGFLAVALGARRRWPVAIALAALLALIAAPILSDGFARYRLQRSGQDLTIRWHHWQRALNLMDAGWPARLVGSGFGRYPLNYLLYGDYDRPPGGYLVRREGRQHFLRLLPGESVYLDQRVALAPHTPYRLQARLRVSAAGDALTVPLCEKALLYSFRCHWQRLQPERPSRWEPVTLVLHSGELGDGRRPLKLSLYNAGDHPIDVDDIHLLAPAGNDLLRNGGFERGDTFWLFVTDRDLAWHIHQAGIEVYFAQGWLGLLGAGLLLYAAARRLWPGWREGRPWELACLGGLAGFVTVSLTGSTMDAARGMMLFYFTVLCAIVVKTDPPEARRRSDK